Proteins co-encoded in one Spiroplasma gladiatoris genomic window:
- a CDS encoding DJ-1 family glyoxalase III, translated as MANVAVFLATGYEETEMIATVDVIRRAEQMFPNSFPIVDIVSISDKNEVVGSHGISIRADKTIQEIDFNNYDCLILPGGQPGVDNLMESETLMKNLVEHAKKEKTLAAICAAPQILGKLGLVDNKEVTHYPGCDKYLQKAILKPHISAIEDGNIITGSSIGAALQFGLQIVDHFTSTEQMLQLHQSLVFNY; from the coding sequence ATGGCAAACGTAGCAGTATTTTTAGCGACAGGTTATGAAGAAACAGAAATGATTGCAACAGTTGATGTTATTAGAAGAGCAGAGCAAATGTTTCCTAATTCTTTTCCAATCGTTGATATAGTATCAATTAGTGATAAAAATGAAGTTGTTGGTTCTCACGGAATTTCAATAAGAGCTGACAAAACAATTCAAGAAATAGATTTTAATAACTATGATTGTTTAATATTGCCAGGAGGGCAACCAGGTGTTGATAACTTAATGGAATCAGAAACTCTTATGAAAAACTTAGTAGAACATGCAAAAAAAGAAAAAACACTTGCAGCAATTTGTGCTGCTCCTCAAATTTTAGGAAAACTAGGGTTAGTTGACAACAAAGAAGTTACTCACTATCCTGGTTGTGACAAGTATTTACAAAAAGCAATCTTAAAACCACATATTAGCGCAATTGAAGATGGAAATATTATTACTGGATCTTCAATTGGTGCTGCATTGCAATTTGGGTTACAAATAGTAGATCATTTTACTTCAACAGAACAAATGTTGCAATTGCATCAATCTTTAGTATTTAATTACTAA
- the nusA gene encoding transcription termination factor NusA has product MIDGAKLLEAIHEIVDEKKIDKEIILEGISEGFKKAYEKFFDLEAIIRVDIDEQTGQIKVFKQLNVVQKVEDEWLEVGITEAKERFGEEVTIGDIVYEPVKFGEEFSKLAVMQVGQIIKQKIREGEKNKLYEEFLTKNHEIVGGTIRDITDTNYLVDVDGSTIAIWNKKMIPGEEFEEGDRICFYVEEVSRENKHSQVLASRIHPDFLAKLMETQVPEIADGTIEVKSVSREPGRRSKIAVHSNEENVDPIGACVGAGGNRIKEVSKELNGEKIDIVLWNEDQKTFIINALAPVKVVSIDFNEDLNEAFVIVPNEQLSLAIGKKGMAARLVANLVNTKINILSLDNSIEQNITNLWNGNITEDELKDPDFLNNVNKRKNNSNNFSNKFKPRYDNARDLEEDKFYDEIDDSKYLQDNSLEDIETYSQTFEEISNNEEVDETIDIDDYDSYYEK; this is encoded by the coding sequence ATGATTGATGGTGCAAAATTATTAGAAGCAATTCACGAAATTGTTGATGAGAAAAAAATTGATAAAGAAATCATTTTAGAAGGAATTTCAGAAGGATTTAAAAAAGCTTATGAAAAATTCTTTGACTTAGAAGCAATTATTAGAGTTGATATTGATGAACAAACAGGACAAATTAAAGTCTTTAAACAATTGAATGTAGTTCAAAAAGTTGAAGATGAATGATTAGAAGTGGGAATTACTGAAGCTAAAGAGCGTTTTGGTGAAGAAGTTACAATCGGAGATATTGTCTATGAACCTGTAAAATTTGGAGAAGAATTCTCAAAATTAGCAGTTATGCAAGTTGGACAAATTATTAAACAAAAAATTCGTGAAGGTGAAAAAAATAAATTATATGAAGAATTTTTAACAAAAAATCATGAAATAGTTGGTGGAACAATTAGAGACATAACTGATACAAACTATCTAGTAGATGTTGATGGATCAACTATTGCAATATGAAACAAAAAAATGATTCCCGGAGAAGAATTTGAAGAAGGAGATCGTATTTGTTTTTATGTTGAAGAAGTTTCAAGAGAAAACAAGCACTCACAAGTTTTAGCTTCAAGAATACATCCTGATTTTTTGGCAAAACTTATGGAAACTCAAGTTCCTGAAATTGCTGATGGAACTATTGAAGTAAAATCTGTTTCAAGAGAACCCGGAAGAAGATCAAAAATAGCAGTTCATTCAAACGAAGAAAATGTTGATCCAATTGGAGCTTGTGTTGGGGCTGGTGGAAACCGTATTAAAGAGGTTTCAAAAGAACTAAACGGAGAAAAAATTGATATTGTATTATGAAATGAAGATCAAAAAACATTTATTATTAATGCATTAGCTCCAGTCAAAGTTGTAAGTATTGACTTTAATGAGGATTTAAATGAAGCATTTGTAATAGTTCCTAATGAACAATTATCACTTGCTATTGGTAAAAAAGGAATGGCAGCAAGACTTGTTGCTAATCTAGTTAATACAAAAATAAATATTTTATCACTAGACAATTCAATTGAGCAAAATATAACTAATTTATGAAACGGTAATATTACAGAAGATGAATTAAAAGACCCTGATTTTTTAAATAATGTTAACAAAAGAAAAAACAACTCAAACAACTTTTCAAATAAATTTAAACCTCGATATGATAATGCAAGAGATTTAGAAGAAGACAAATTTTATGATGAAATTGATGATTCAAAATATTTACAAGACAACTCTTTAGAAGATATTGAAACTTATTCTCAAACTTTTGAAGAAATATCTAATAATGAAGAAGTTGATGAAACAATAGATATCGATGATTACGATTCATATTATGAAAAGTAA
- the rnpM gene encoding RNase P modulator RnpM, producing MQDIKHKVLRKDVCSNKMLPKVELIRVVKNKEGQVFVDSTKKANGRGVYLKPTLENVEKLKKTRALERFLKTKIEDQIYENLILEIKNNWD from the coding sequence ATGCAAGATATTAAACATAAAGTTCTTAGAAAAGATGTTTGTTCTAACAAAATGTTGCCAAAAGTAGAACTAATTAGAGTTGTTAAAAACAAAGAAGGTCAAGTATTTGTTGATTCAACAAAAAAAGCAAATGGTAGAGGTGTTTATCTTAAACCAACATTAGAAAATGTAGAAAAATTAAAAAAAACCAGAGCGTTAGAAAGATTTTTAAAAACTAAAATTGAAGATCAAATTTACGAGAACCTAATTTTAGAAATAAAAAATAACTGAGATTAA
- a CDS encoding L7Ae/L30e/S12e/Gadd45 family ribosomal protein, translating to MKDLLNALGLVANARQIVSGEILFKKIQQQKIKLVLTTSDMGKSQLKKINDKCNYYNIAIFNGLIDSDQLNKAIGRMNIKAIGIENSNFTKLVLSKIGKGDV from the coding sequence ATGAAGGATTTATTAAATGCGCTTGGATTAGTTGCGAACGCAAGACAAATAGTTTCTGGAGAAATATTATTTAAAAAAATACAACAACAAAAAATTAAATTAGTTTTAACAACTAGTGATATGGGGAAAAGTCAATTAAAAAAAATCAATGATAAATGTAACTATTATAATATAGCTATTTTTAATGGTTTAATTGATAGTGATCAGTTAAATAAAGCAATTGGAAGAATGAATATAAAAGCAATCGGAATAGAAAATAGTAACTTTACAAAACTAGTACTTAGTAAAATAGGCAAGGGAGATGTGTAA
- the infB gene encoding translation initiation factor IF-2, translated as MAKQNNNKNKLSNNKQQAKNKSKAHTTNLKNKLRETKQTGVIDGVFIYTEPLTIAEFASKLNKGPAEIVKWFFTNGSMVTQNQLLTEEQMGELCLEFGYDFKKETTVTKENIFETFDENDDPKDLTLRAPVVTIMGHVDHGKTTLLDSIRNTNVTDGEFGGITQHIGAYQVNLKDNKITFIDTPGHEAFTEMRARGSEVTDIVILVVAADDGVMPQTEEAIDHAKAAEVPIVVFVNKIDKPDSDPEKVKMELMKFGIVAEEYGGDIPFILGSAKTKQGIENLLETLLLISELKDLKANPNKFARGTVIEAHLDKSRGPIATVLVQNGTLNIRDIVIAGGTFGAIKDIEDEHKLKIKKVGPGKPALIVGLNEVPKAGDKFMAVAEEKMAREIAEAQSIKQANEARQKTQTFTLDSIKNQIDAGELKSINVILKADTQGTVEAVRNSMLRINIEGVKINVIRATVGTISVSDVTLALASSALIYGFNVRPNAQVRQKAEEDGVDIRLHNIIYKLIEEIAEAATGMLDPVYEEKSLGEAEVRQLFRHSQVGTIAGCRIVSGTVPRASKVHILRDGIVIYSGEMSSLKNKKDDIKEAREGQECGITIKNFNDLKENDIIEAYKIEEVK; from the coding sequence ATGGCAAAGCAAAATAATAACAAAAATAAACTGTCTAATAATAAACAACAAGCCAAAAACAAATCCAAAGCTCATACAACTAATTTAAAAAATAAATTAAGAGAAACAAAACAAACAGGAGTTATTGATGGAGTATTTATATATACAGAACCATTAACAATCGCTGAATTTGCTTCTAAATTAAATAAAGGACCCGCTGAAATTGTAAAATGATTTTTTACAAATGGAAGTATGGTAACACAAAATCAGTTGTTGACTGAAGAGCAAATGGGAGAGTTATGTCTAGAATTTGGATATGACTTTAAAAAAGAAACAACAGTTACTAAAGAAAATATTTTTGAAACTTTTGATGAAAACGATGATCCAAAGGATTTAACTTTAAGAGCACCTGTTGTTACAATTATGGGACATGTTGATCATGGAAAAACAACTTTACTTGATTCAATAAGAAACACAAATGTAACAGATGGAGAGTTTGGAGGGATAACTCAACATATTGGAGCTTATCAAGTTAATTTAAAAGATAACAAAATAACATTTATTGATACTCCAGGACATGAAGCATTTACAGAAATGAGAGCTAGAGGAAGTGAAGTAACAGATATTGTTATTTTAGTTGTAGCAGCAGATGATGGAGTAATGCCTCAAACAGAAGAAGCAATCGATCACGCCAAAGCAGCAGAAGTTCCGATTGTTGTATTTGTAAATAAAATTGACAAACCAGATTCAGATCCTGAAAAAGTTAAAATGGAGTTAATGAAATTTGGGATTGTAGCAGAAGAATATGGTGGAGATATTCCATTTATTTTGGGAAGTGCAAAAACAAAACAAGGAATCGAAAACTTACTTGAAACATTACTGCTAATTTCAGAATTAAAAGATTTAAAAGCAAATCCTAATAAGTTTGCGAGAGGTACAGTAATTGAAGCACATTTAGATAAAAGTAGAGGACCAATTGCAACAGTTTTGGTTCAAAATGGTACTTTAAATATTAGAGATATTGTTATTGCTGGGGGAACTTTTGGAGCAATAAAAGATATTGAAGATGAACATAAATTAAAAATCAAAAAAGTAGGACCAGGAAAACCTGCACTAATAGTTGGTTTAAATGAAGTTCCTAAAGCTGGTGATAAGTTTATGGCTGTTGCTGAAGAAAAAATGGCAAGAGAAATTGCTGAAGCACAATCAATAAAACAAGCCAATGAAGCTAGACAAAAAACTCAAACATTTACATTAGACTCAATTAAAAATCAAATTGATGCAGGAGAATTAAAATCAATTAATGTTATTTTAAAGGCTGATACACAAGGAACAGTAGAAGCTGTTAGAAATTCAATGTTAAGAATTAATATTGAAGGTGTTAAAATTAATGTTATTCGTGCAACAGTTGGAACAATTAGTGTTTCAGATGTAACTCTTGCTTTAGCGTCAAGTGCTTTAATTTATGGTTTTAACGTGAGACCAAACGCACAAGTTCGCCAAAAAGCAGAAGAAGATGGTGTAGATATACGTTTACATAACATTATTTATAAATTAATCGAAGAAATAGCAGAAGCAGCAACAGGAATGTTAGATCCAGTATATGAAGAAAAATCTCTTGGTGAAGCAGAAGTTCGTCAATTATTTAGACACTCACAAGTTGGAACTATTGCTGGATGTAGAATTGTTTCTGGAACTGTACCAAGAGCAAGCAAAGTTCATATTTTAAGAGATGGAATTGTAATTTATTCTGGAGAAATGTCTTCTTTAAAAAATAAAAAAGATGATATTAAAGAAGCAAGGGAAGGTCAAGAATGTGGAATCACTATTAAAAACTTTAACGATTTAAAAGAAAATGATATAATTGAAGCATATAAGATAGAAGAGGTAAAATAA
- the rbfA gene encoding 30S ribosome-binding factor RbfA, which translates to MSKEIKLERTQSTIMRELNLILQREFPDAEFLNSLSVHEVRLTNDMSVAKVFYSSMDSEASIEDIKEEIKEYSKEIRMILASKVEMRSVPELKFEHDNSLEKANKIEKILKEIKE; encoded by the coding sequence ATGAGTAAAGAAATTAAATTAGAAAGAACTCAATCAACTATTATGAGAGAATTAAATTTAATTTTACAAAGAGAATTTCCTGATGCTGAATTTTTAAACTCTTTATCAGTTCATGAAGTTAGATTAACAAATGACATGAGTGTTGCTAAAGTATTTTATTCTTCAATGGATAGCGAAGCTTCAATTGAAGATATAAAAGAAGAGATAAAAGAATACTCAAAAGAAATAAGAATGATTTTAGCAAGTAAAGTGGAAATGAGAAGTGTTCCTGAATTAAAATTTGAACATGATAACTCATTAGAAAAAGCTAATAAAATCGAAAAAATATTAAAAGAAATAAAAGAATAA
- a CDS encoding helix-turn-helix domain-containing protein, with the protein MAKQWSKHEKINIVNEAKEAGIINTAVKFNLSTSTIKRWKHEIRTKGEGALEWGNGVQAKSNIKKFKSHDWLFKDPDDMSLEELREALKLECALKKHLAKTVKEKYFAIFNTKKSFSLKIVCKYLGVSRYGYLKWLKTGKPKYKNYDKKISNKIIYI; encoded by the coding sequence ATGGCAAAACAATGATCAAAACATGAAAAAATTAACATAGTTAATGAGGCAAAAGAAGCTGGAATAATTAATACTGCAGTGAAATTCAATTTAAGCACCAGTACTATTAAGAGATGAAAACATGAAATAAGAACTAAAGGTGAAGGTGCTTTAGAATGAGGTAATGGAGTTCAAGCTAAAAGTAATATTAAGAAATTCAAATCTCACGATTGGTTATTTAAAGATCCTGATGATATGAGTTTAGAAGAATTGAGAGAAGCGTTAAAATTAGAGTGCGCTTTAAAAAAGCATTTGGCGAAGACTGTTAAGGAAAAGTACTTCGCCATTTTTAATACAAAAAAGTCTTTTTCATTAAAAATAGTTTGTAAATACTTAGGAGTATCAAGATATGGTTATTTAAAATGATTAAAAACAGGTAAACCTAAATACAAAAACTATGATAAAAAAATTTCTAACAAAATTATATATATATAA
- a CDS encoding DDE-type integrase/transposase/recombinase gives MKILGIKTVKKKRVPDYDKSGPLRFKNILNRNFKAKNLNEKWVTDVTYIKTSSGIVYLSVIKDLYNSEIVDWKLSKRPDNELCHTNLKSAITKKR, from the coding sequence ATGAAAATATTAGGCATTAAGACAGTTAAAAAGAAAAGAGTACCCGATTATGATAAATCAGGTCCGTTAAGATTTAAAAATATTCTAAACAGAAATTTTAAAGCAAAAAACTTAAATGAAAAATGAGTTACAGATGTTACTTACATTAAAACAAGTTCAGGGATAGTTTATTTATCTGTCATTAAAGACTTATACAATTCAGAAATAGTAGATTGAAAACTTTCTAAAAGACCTGATAATGAACTTTGCCATACAAATTTAAAATCTGCAATCACAAAAAAAAGGTAA
- a CDS encoding IS3 family transposase, producing the protein MYMSRGGNSPDNGACESFFGTLKNECIYTYKVNELNYSNIYNVISDYIEFYNYIRPSLKYKKTPYEIRMEKVSF; encoded by the coding sequence ATTTATATGTCGAGAGGAGGCAATTCTCCTGATAACGGTGCATGTGAATCGTTTTTTGGAACTTTAAAAAACGAGTGTATTTATACTTATAAAGTAAATGAGCTAAATTATTCTAATATATATAATGTAATTTCTGATTATATTGAGTTTTATAATTACATAAGACCTTCATTAAAGTATAAAAAAACTCCATACGAAATTCGTATGGAGAAAGTATCTTTTTAA
- a CDS encoding ECF transporter S component, with translation MKKTDRKSNQNQQLQVQEINNLQIEDKDIDYEISKLSKTNRHAKIKSETLNITLVSLLLSMSTAVSLINVVIPFGITGVNVGFTLKYFVIAISFQVVGLYWGMIIGLLDGLLQFIIYGMSPLFRFTSSMGLMLWVFLFWLLFYKIFNIYDKESKSYRIFYSFISGVIIMVVQPFASATMTYFRSLIELEDKNFGFVSFMNSWISLMIFDLFAIILFVSLTYRIQLIVSKVRH, from the coding sequence TTGAAAAAAACTGATAGAAAATCAAATCAAAATCAACAATTACAAGTTCAAGAAATTAATAATTTACAAATTGAAGATAAAGATATTGATTATGAAATCAGCAAACTATCCAAAACAAACAGACATGCAAAAATAAAAAGCGAAACGCTTAACATAACCCTTGTCAGTTTGTTACTAAGTATGTCTACGGCTGTTAGTTTAATAAATGTAGTAATTCCTTTTGGCATCACCGGTGTCAATGTTGGATTTACTTTAAAATATTTTGTTATTGCTATAAGCTTTCAAGTAGTCGGTTTATACTGGGGTATGATTATTGGTTTGTTGGATGGACTTTTACAATTTATTATTTATGGGATGAGTCCCTTGTTTAGATTTACATCTAGTATGGGACTTATGTTGTGAGTATTTTTATTTTGACTATTATTTTATAAAATATTTAACATCTATGATAAAGAAAGCAAATCTTATAGAATCTTTTATTCATTTATAAGTGGTGTAATTATTATGGTAGTTCAACCATTTGCAAGTGCAACAATGACTTATTTTAGATCGTTGATTGAATTAGAAGATAAAAACTTTGGATTTGTAAGCTTTATGAATTCATGAATTAGTCTTATGATTTTTGACTTATTCGCTATTATATTATTTGTATCGTTAACATACAGAATCCAATTAATTGTATCCAAAGTAAGACACTAA
- a CDS encoding RsmE family RNA methyltransferase, whose amino-acid sequence MFSFFVNELSMQNKFIIENKDFHHIVNVIKLKIGEKIFCIYNNKKYLCSIETIEKNYIIANIINEVLHNNQQIKINLIVGLIREQKWDYILQKSTELGVDKIIPVEFKRNVVTIDQRKLQNKITRWNEICLSAAKQSKRVSIPKVCEVVKNLDELKNYLGELNLVAYENNKDMSLKEYLKSEFNTISIVIGPEGGFETKEISQLKKLGFNIIGLGQNILRAETACLYFVSTIIYEKT is encoded by the coding sequence ATGTTCAGTTTTTTTGTCAATGAATTATCAATGCAAAACAAATTTATTATAGAAAATAAAGATTTTCACCATATTGTTAATGTAATTAAATTAAAAATTGGTGAAAAGATTTTTTGTATTTATAACAATAAAAAATATTTATGCTCCATTGAAACTATAGAAAAAAACTATATTATTGCAAATATAATTAATGAAGTTTTGCATAATAATCAACAAATTAAAATAAATCTTATTGTAGGATTGATTAGAGAACAAAAATGAGACTATATTTTACAAAAATCTACAGAGTTAGGTGTAGATAAAATTATACCTGTTGAATTTAAAAGAAACGTTGTAACAATAGATCAAAGAAAATTACAAAATAAAATCACTAGATGAAATGAGATTTGTTTATCTGCTGCAAAACAATCTAAAAGAGTTTCAATACCAAAAGTTTGTGAAGTTGTTAAAAATTTAGATGAACTAAAAAATTATTTAGGCGAATTAAATTTAGTTGCATATGAAAATAATAAAGATATGTCTTTAAAAGAATATTTAAAAAGTGAGTTTAATACAATATCAATTGTTATAGGACCAGAAGGTGGTTTTGAAACAAAAGAAATATCTCAACTAAAAAAACTTGGATTTAATATTATTGGATTAGGTCAAAATATTTTAAGAGCAGAAACCGCTTGTTTATATTTTGTTAGTACAATCATATATGAAAAAACTTAA
- a CDS encoding IS3 family transposase — protein MIISLSRPGNSIDNAMCETFFSSLKEEWKTKLKQNSFINLKKVINNYVEFYNYTRIMIKHNGPPAYVYIGFIPHKKILQIILKYSYKKTFCILEKVYLNIYISVF, from the coding sequence ATGATAATATCATTATCTAGACCTGGTAACTCTATTGATAATGCAATGTGTGAAACTTTTTTCTCTTCATTAAAGGAAGAATGAAAAACTAAATTAAAACAAAATAGTTTTATCAATCTAAAAAAGGTAATAAATAATTATGTAGAGTTTTATAACTATACAAGAATAATGATTAAACATAATGGACCTCCGGCATATGTTTATATCGGTTTTATTCCACATAAAAAAATACTTCAAATAATTTTGAAGTATTCTTATAAAAAAACATTTTGTATACTTGAAAAAGTATATTTAAATATTTATATTTCTGTTTTTTAA
- a CDS encoding DDE-type integrase/transposase/recombinase — MIRNGEWGFKKVQWTNGGFRKRIINYYKKIDKYKNKYTIFSLCKLLNITRASYYRWCKKNKPEFNLKVDMNLASKIKEIFMKNNGIYGAPSKKTVLNNSGIVASQTKIARIMKIFKLYSVIRIKKMNRKPKEVKKITHGPNNVNRNWSLYSKNELWVTDVTYIPFNKKFAYLSVIKDANTGLIVGNEVSLKNDIDIYKKSLEKASLHRKDISKKLIIHSDNGIQYTSVFARRYAKKITW; from the coding sequence ATGATTAGAAATGGAGAATGAGGTTTTAAAAAAGTTCAATGAACTAATGGAGGTTTCAGAAAAAGAATAATTAATTATTACAAAAAAATAGATAAATATAAAAATAAATATACAATTTTTTCTTTATGTAAATTATTAAATATAACCAGAGCTAGTTACTATCGCTGATGTAAAAAAAATAAGCCAGAATTTAACTTAAAAGTAGATATGAATTTAGCTTCTAAAATAAAAGAGATTTTTATGAAAAATAATGGAATTTATGGGGCGCCAAGCAAAAAAACAGTTTTAAATAATAGCGGCATTGTTGCAAGTCAAACTAAGATAGCTAGAATTATGAAAATATTTAAATTATATTCAGTTATAAGAATTAAAAAAATGAATAGAAAGCCTAAAGAAGTTAAAAAAATAACACACGGTCCTAATAATGTTAATAGAAATTGATCTTTATACTCAAAAAATGAGTTATGAGTTACAGATGTTACTTATATACCGTTTAACAAAAAGTTTGCATATTTAAGTGTTATAAAAGATGCAAATACTGGGCTTATAGTCGGTAATGAAGTATCTTTAAAAAACGATATAGATATTTATAAAAAATCACTGGAAAAAGCTTCGCTACATAGAAAAGATATATCTAAAAAACTAATTATTCATTCTGATAATGGAATTCAGTACACATCTGTATTTGCGAGACGATATGCTAAAAAAATAACATGATAA
- a CDS encoding IS3 family transposase, which yields MYETFFYSLKEEWKTKLKENSFINLNKVINNYVEFYNYIRIMIKHNGPPAYAYIVFITNKKNTSNNFEVFL from the coding sequence ATGTATGAAACTTTTTTCTATTCATTAAAAGAAGAATGAAAAACTAAATTAAAAGAAAATAGTTTTATCAATCTAAATAAGGTAATAAATAATTATGTAGAGTTTTATAACTATATAAGAATAATGATTAAACATAATGGACCTCCTGCATATGCTTATATTGTTTTTATTACAAATAAAAAGAATACTTCAAATAATTTTGAAGTATTCTTATAA
- a CDS encoding IS3 family transposase has protein sequence MIRNEEWGFKKVQRTNGGFRKRIINYYKIIDKYKNKYTIFSLCKLLNITRASYYRWCKKNKPEFNLKVDMNLASKIKEIFIKNNGIYGAPRIKIVLNNSGIVASQTKIARIMKIFKLYSVIRIKKNE, from the coding sequence ATGATTAGAAATGAAGAATGAGGTTTTAAAAAAGTTCAACGAACTAATGGAGGATTCAGAAAAAGAATAATTAATTATTACAAAATAATAGATAAATATAAAAATAAATATACAATTTTTTCTTTATGTAAATTATTAAATATAACCAGAGCTAGTTATTATCGATGATGTAAAAAAAATAAGCCAGAATTTAACTTAAAAGTAGATATGAATTTAGCTTCTAAAATAAAAGAGATTTTTATTAAAAATAATGGAATTTATGGGGCGCCAAGAATAAAAATAGTTTTAAATAATAGTGGCATTGTTGCAAGTCAAACTAAGATAGCTAGAATTATGAAAATATTTAAATTATATTCAGTTATAAGAATTAAAAAAAATGAATAG